The genomic DNA tggttctggtcaagccaaggagccgtgaaggctcggtcagtgagaggctgtgtaacgtgtggttagatgatactaggaaTGAACTAGttattgtctatgagactgttaagaagttgtgtatgaatctcatgtttctaagtaatacaaagtttatacattgttattccgctgtgcaatctgttcctttgtttatgaacctcatattcgaatatgacttagcaaataaaagatttaaaatggatcaaacaagcaaagaaattaataggtaagcattcgtatccagttgggtcaggAGACCAGGAACCGGTCttacgtcttcttcttctttctgaaATCCTCCAATTCCAATCATCTCGGGTTGCACAAAGCAGTGAGATGCACCGGAATCAAACAGAACATGGGCTGCCACTCCACCCATGACTAAGGTCCCTACATATTCACCCGGAACACTAAGGACCTACTCTACAGACAAGCAATTTCACACAGAAATTCTTAAGGAAAAAGTGAGAGATAGGATGACTCACCAGTGATCGGACGAGACGTGCTTGGGTCCGACGACTCATCTCCAATGGTGTACACCTGCGGCATGATGGCATGCCTCTTCGCAGCCGGCTGAGGCCCATCACTCGGACGCTTCCCAGCAGATTGTGCGTCCTTTGGACACTGATTCTTGAAGTGTCCAGTTTCCCCGCAGTTGTAGCACACGCGTTCCCCAGTACTCCTGTTCTGGCTCTTCGGCCTTTGATCTTCTTCAGGACAATCCCGCACCTTGTGATCCATACTTCCACAACGGTGACAAGCTCCCATAGCAGCACGGCACACACCAGAGTGCATCTTCCCACAAGTCGAACACGCACTGCGACTGGTTGCATTCGGCTTGCTGGAAGAGCCAGACTTCACCACCTTTTGATTCTTCCCCGCATGCTTACCAGGATGGACATGCGCCACTGAGCCAAACACTTTGGCTTCCTCACTGATTCCCGCTTCCTGCTCCGCGGCCTTTTCCACCAGTTCGGCCACGGTATCATAGTTGCGGATCTTACAACGAGTTCGGAGATCAACCCTAAGTCCGCGCATGAATTTACGGACCAAGGATATCTCAGACTCTGCCTCACGCCCAGCATACTTCTTGAGGCTGTTGAACTCTACTTCATATTCCCTTACAGACATAGATCCCTGTTCCAGTCTGAGGAAGGCTCCCTCAAGTTGGTCAAATGCTTCCGGCGGAAAGTACTTCGCACGGAACTCGGCCTTAAAATTGCTCCAGGTGCAGTGATCCTCACCAATCCGGGCAGCAACACCTCGCCACCAGGTGTGCGCATCACCGTCCAAGTAGTGGACAGCAATGTCCTTCTTGTAAGCAAGAGGACAACGGATCGACTTAAAGTTCCGGCCTATCCTGTCAATCCATTGATCTGCTTCCACTGGTTTGGAACCACCTGAAAGAACTGGGTTCCCAGTTTCTGCATGTGGTCCATGACCTTGAGATAAGACGGATTCCTAGCAACGTGTgcatcttctccatcttgcacCACTTACTCCGCCTCGTCCACAACAGGTGGAACCACTGGAGGTGCCGCCACAGCAGGCAGCCTTGCCAAGACTTGTGCCATTATAGCCAACACAGCTTCAATCCAACAGCTCCAGCAGCAGCACCAGCGGCTGCAGCATTGTTCAAATTTGCTGCATTCTGAGCAGCATTCCGAGCCTCTTCCGTACCAGCTTCATTCCTGGCCACGTTGCTCGCAGACCCCTCACCAATCTCATTCACAGTCCTTCTTGCGTTACGGTTACTTTTTGCCATCTGCAATCAGATCACAGGCAAGTTAGTCAAAACTAACTTGGGATCAGGACACGGAACACATAATTTACCACGAGACGTCAGGCTTGGAAGGATGGTTTGCCCCAATAACCCACTACACTTATATTGTCCTAGAACCGActccgctctgataccacttgaaagGACCCgacctgtcacgcccccaatcctgaataggattgttgggacggccatggttcgaggaaacgttcaagccagtcttgagacatcaaggcaagcattccatggtcgagaaagaaggttaaggacataaggaaacttagacttaaccttatacaagctaagagacagctaggacgagtaagacggtagctaggacgaagcggacgagtagctcggccagctcaaggaagctaggttcagttcactccagctcagtccctactaagtcagctccactagctggactactagctcactcagctgaggcagctgagtatcagctcatctcagctagacggactgtccgggctttaggccgatggaccgggtctgggtcagtggcggactgggaggtccggccatgaggccatgggctgctgggtccttggtcaaggctgtgggctgtgtccagaaggcctggggcgtgggttgggcttgtggccgaccccaaacccaatcagaaagggcgaagggatgcaagtggccgaaagggggcaactcttggccgatggtgcccattcgctagcaagtcgtgcctgttcgtggggcaagacttaccccctcgttttctataaatatgggggctctctggtcgatttcattatcgaattccagagtaaaatactcagagaaaaacgtagagagaaagaaagagagaaagagagagttccggccaagagaaaggccgattgtggtggtgttgtgttccggcgactctgatcgtttgagaactaactccggtcaagaatgggagatcaagacaaggagaagagcatggagaacccagacgtggttcacaaggtatgtgatgggccgtggctccatcagaccgaacggacggtccatgcgaccgcaccacggctctggtcggttcctaagtcccatccggctctccttatctatttcaattcgtttctcttctcttctctctggttaaacacgaaaggttgtgttggttgagtccaagggacacgtccctaggctttggccgaacataaccagaccgctagccttgacacgggtcggttagacggatgatccgatcgcaccaagactgggcggttaggacgaacggttgggaatgacccaaagggcacgagttgtcaagagtcatgagtgtccaaaggttgcgagttgccaaagggtgtcagggaccaaagggtacgagttaccaaaggttgcgaacatcaaaaggtacgaggaccaagaggcacgattggccaaagggtgcatgttccaaacggtgtctttcgggacaggttaggaccgatccttatggatcagcctatggcttgtctagcaagacaaggtcacggtttgtctaagccaaggtagagtcgcaaggtctgaccggttgctaagccttccggattaggcttgaggcttactcggccgattggatccaggcctaaggccggatcaggtaagggagtccgttgggccattgagccggactccattggccggtcgcacctagattctatccggatagacggattggtctttggggacgatccggatctgttcgtgtgttctgttatctattctggactatctatctgattctaagtcaaggggtggttggttgtatgacttaggatacggtaggtaggttcatacgtttttgtgattatgttgactgaggtttatctaagttctaggaaccaagccaagcattgtagaatcaatccgttctattctcggttatgattaatgcttatctggttgaggtttcaggaactaaggatggttctggtcaagccaaggagccgtgaaggctcggtcagtgagaggctgtgtaacgtgtggttagatgatgctagggatgaactagtgattgtctatgagtctgttaagaagttgtgtattgaatctcatatttctaagtaatacaaagtttatacattgttattccgctgtgcaatctgttcctttgttcatGAACCTCAtgttcgaatatgacttagtaactaatagacttaaaaatggatcaaacaagcaaagaaattaataagtaagcctgcggactccatcaggtctagaggccagggttcgggtcttacaagttggtatcagagcatgcttgattctaggatagttgggttaggcagtccacacacacacacgcagccagctgattaggtctcacggtgaggtttgattgcttagtctagggattgttttgttttgtttatgttagtgtgtttcgtactaacattgtctgaatccttaggctggaaaaagcagatcgggaaagtcccgaaagagtaagaaaacagccggtcagtctagtcaagcggccgtggacgggaccaatctatccggattgcaaaccgatccgaccgcagctgacactagagacgtgttgccaactgatcaggctaatcttacagggacgcaacaggatggtcaggaacatcgggagagtgacgaggaagtggaatcctcgaacgctaaccgcgatggtgaccagcatgagagaacggccgatggaacggctaatgtgcccgcagcactgtccaaagaggacttgttagaggccatgaaggtaatggggactcaggttgcggccatggcgcaactgttcacgccactggtgaactcctcggttggccaggctacgcctgtggctacgaccacccccaacaccaatggtccagtggtggaaacggtcgaggtgatcgagatcgatccaccggaaaagtctggaaagaaggtggactatctgagtctgcttcaacatttaacccggttgggtacgaagcatttctccggtagcaccgaccctattgtggcagacgagtggaggagtaggttggtccgaaactttcaatcaactcgctgtccagtggattacagacgcgacattgcggttcacttcctggaaggggacgcgcataactggtggcttgcggtggacaagcgcaccaatgggagtctggaaagttttgcggattttgaagttgaattcaaccgcaaatacttccctgctgaggcttgggatcgtctggaagctcagtttctagatttggcccaaggccgcaggaccgtacgggagtacgaagaagagttcaaccggctcagacggtttgttggaagagagctggaggacgaggcagtccaggtccgtaggttcatccgaggcctaaggcccgaactgaagacccattgctcgatccgcactttcaacaccgtcggggaactggtggaacgggtggctttgctagagtctaacttggctgaagaagctaagcttaaggctaagtcacagtctggcccgtcgggcaaaacaaatgataaaaagaggaagtgggaccaggtggacggaggtaagacctctggtggccgacctacatgtcccaagtgtggaaagaatcatcccggtgagtgctggaaggccatgggggcttgcgtgcgatgtggcagcatggatcacacgatccaaaactgcactcgaccaaaccgattctcagaccagtccagtggcagcggctccgtgacttgtttcctatgtggcaagactggacactacaagtcagATTGTCCTAAgttacaaggaggacaagggaagggccgtggagacacaggcaagtcgacccagagtaggccgaccacaacaccaagggtgtatgagctatcccgggacgacggcgcttctggatcgtttgattcgatctctggtaattcctaaatttttctttttacattcaagtagaaaatgcttggtatggaacctagaatgtctaggggattctgatgagggtctctgttaggaaccctcatgattggtggtgtggaaacccacgtacttttcgacacaggggctacacatagttttgtgagtccgggactggtcggaaagggtctgttctgtctggacgctggagataattttgggatagtgagggcagccggagggcaagccatgaactcactaggtctcatgtcaaatatcccagtgtcaatacagggaaaggtattccctgtggatttagtctgtgtccacctaaagaatcacgaagtgatcctaggtatggactggttgggaaagtatcgggccactctcgattgccataaaggtcgtgtgcaattggagactgggcttcgaccgatccagtaccaatgtctgtgtccggctcaagagaaagtagtggtttcagcagttcgagcgattcggatgttggaacagggttgtcagtccttttggctacaattacaactacagagccgggcagttctgtctgtctgaaagaccttgcagaggattcgttggtgtcgaagttcccagatgtgttccaggtacctcagggtgtcccccctgataggtcggatccatttacgattgaactagagccagggacagctccgctgtccaagagtccgtaccggatggctccggccgagatggccgagctaaagaagcaattagaagaattgcttgacaaggggttcatacggccaagtagctccccttggggtgcaccagtcctcttcgtgagaaagaaggatggtagcatgcgtctgtgcatcgactatcgagggttgaacagggtcactgtgaagaacaagtacccgttgcccaggatagacgaactgttggatcaactcaaaggagcaaagtggttttccaagatcgatttggcttcagggtatcatcagatccctatagagccaaatgatattaggaagacggcatttaggaccaggtacggtcattacgagttcgtagtgatgccgttcggtctgaccaatgcacctgccgctttcatgaaaatgatgaacagcgtgttccgagatttcttggatgaattcgtgatcatcttcattgatgatatcctaatttattccaaggatgaggaatctcatgagaaacacttgagagccgtgctggaacgattacgagaacacaaactctatgctaaactcagtaaatgtagtttttggcagaagagtattgggttcctcggccatattgtttccgatcagggcatctcggtggatccagagaagatcagggcaatcaaggattggccccgaccacgcagtgctacggaagtcagaagcttcttagggctggcaggttactataggaagtttgtgaaaggattcgcaagcttggctcagcctatgacgcggttgactgggaaggacgttaagttcacatgggctgaagagtgtgaggaatgtttctccgcacttaagaacatgctgactagcgcacccgtcctagtacttccggaggccgaccaaccatatgtggtctatacggacgcgtccatcactggactaggttgcgtattgacccagcatgggaaagtcattgcctatgcgtccaggcaattgaggaaacatgagggaaactaccccacccatgatctcgaaatggctgcggtagtattcgccttaaagatttggcgatcatacttgtatggcgccaaagttcagatacttacggaccataagagtcttaagtatatattcacccagcctgagttaaacttaaggcagaggaggtggatggaattcgtagctgactacgatttggacatcacctactatccgggaaaggctaatctggtagcagacgctttgagccggaagagggctgatgtatcggccgaacgggaggcggacgacctggacggtatggtccgtgctctgcggctgaatgtgctgactacgacgaccgaagctttggggttggaggcggttaaccaagccgacctgcttactcgaatccggttggctcaaggtcaggacgagaacctgaataaggttgctcagaatgataggacggagtaccagatcgcaaaggatggtaccatcctagtaaacggtcggatcagtgttcctaatgataggagtctaaaggaagagattatgagggaagctcataaatccagattctcggttcatcctggggcgaccaagatgtaccagaaccttaagaaattctatcattggatccgtatgaaggcagatgtagcggaatgggtggccaagtgttccacttgccaactcatcaaagcagaacatcaagtgcctagtgggttattacaaagcttgcctattccggaatggaaatgggatcacatcacaatggactttgtgaccgggttccctaccacgaggaataagaaggatgcggtttgggttgtggttgatcgactaaccaaatcagcacacttcctggctatcaagaagtcggatggggtagatcagattgtacgtaagtacattgatgagatcgtccgactacatggtgtgccggcaagtatagtatcagatagggattcaaggttcacatcctacttctggaaggctttccaaaaggccttaggaacaagggtgaacatgagtacagcctatcacccacagacggatggacagtctgaacgtacgatccagacattggaagatatgttgcgagcatgtgttctagactggggtgattcctgggagaaacatctacctctggtagaatttgcttacaacaatagtttccatagtagtattggcatgtcgccatacgaagctctgtatgggcgtccatgcaggacacccctatgctggacccaagttggggaacgcagcatgattggtccggagattgtcgaagagacaaccgaaaagatcaagttcttgagggacaagatgagacaggcacaagatcgtcaaaagaactatgcagatcgaagaaggaaagatctcgagtttcaagtaggtgatttggtgtatctcaaaatgattaccttcaaaggacgagtccgaatttccgggagacggaagttagacccgagatacttggggccattcaaggtcattgaaagagttgggatggtggcctacaagttggacttgccggccaagatggacgcatttcataatgtgttccacgtctcccaacttcggaaatgtttgacggaccaagacatcgctcttcctgccattccagacgatcttggtaagaacctaaccttggaaacgaggccagttcgaatcatagataggatggaaaaagcaacaaggaagaagacggtccagatggtcaaagttgtctgggactgtaatggtcaggatataatcacttgggagaccgaagctagaatgaaagcagagtacccagagtggttggaccagtttgtttccgaggaagcattcgattcggattcgaggacgaatccatcccaagggggggagacttgtcacgcccccaatcctgaataggattgttgggacggccatggttcgaggaaacgttcaagccagtcttgagacatcaaggcaagcgttccatggtcgagaaagaaggttaaggacataaggaaacttagacttaaccttatacaagctaagagacagctaggacgagtaagacggtagctaggacgaagcggacgagtagctcggccagctcaaggaagctaggttcagttcactccagctcagtccctactaagtcagctccactagctggactactagctcactcagctgaggcagctgagtatcagctcatctcagctagacggactgtccgggctttaggccgatggaccgggtctgggtcagtggcgggactgggaggtccggccatgaggccatgggctg from Brassica rapa cultivar Chiifu-401-42 unplaced genomic scaffold, CAAS_Brap_v3.01 Scaffold0814, whole genome shotgun sequence includes the following:
- the LOC117131050 gene encoding uncharacterized protein LOC117131050, with the translated sequence MAKSNRNARRTVNEIGEGSASNVARNEAGTEEARNAAQNAANLNNAAAAGAAAGAVGLKLCHGPHAETGNPVLSGGSKPVEADQWIDRIGRNFKSIRCPLAYKKDIAVHYLDGDAHTWWRGVAARIGEDHCTWSNFKAEFRAKYFPPEAFDQLEGAFLRLEQGSMSVREYEVEFNSLKKYAGREAESEISLVRKFMRGLRVDLRTRCKIRNYDTVAELVEKAAEQEAGISEEAKVFGSVAHVHPGKHAGKNQKVVKSGSSSKPNATSRSACSTCGKMHSGVCRAAMGACHRCGSMDHKVRDCPEEDQRPKSQNRSTGERVCYNCGETGHFKNQCPKDAQSAGKRPSDGPQPAAKRHAIMPQVYTIGDESSDPSTSRPITE